A window of the Syntrophothermus lipocalidus DSM 12680 genome harbors these coding sequences:
- a CDS encoding formate--tetrahydrofolate ligase, with the protein MKTDVEIAQEARLEPIESIADRTGIMPDEIEPYGRYKAKLSLEILKRLQDKPEGKLILVTAITPTPAGEGKTTVTIGLGQALNRLGAKAIIALREPSLGPCFGVKGGATGGGYSQVVPMEDINLHFTGDIHAVGAAHNLAADLLDNSVYFDNPLDIDPHRMVWPRVVDLNDRFLRHVIVGLGGKAHGLPRETGFDITVASEVMACLCLCDDLMELKARLKRIIVAFTREGRPVTAEDIKAVGSMTVLLKDAVKPNLVQTLEHTPALIHGGPFANIAHGCSSVIATRLGLKLGDYLVTEAGFGADLGAEKFFDIKCRRLGRSPDAVVIVASLRALKMHGGRPRSLCHQEDLAALDKGFANLAKHIENVKLFGIPSVVALNRFPTDTDAEIKLLEERCREMGARFALATVWADGGQGGVDLAREVMAACQETSRFSFLYDLNEPIKTKIERIATKIYGAQGVKYEPAAERTLVEIETLGYSDLPVCVAKTQYSLSDNPSLLGRPQGFEVTVREVRLSAGAGFVVPLMGNILTMPGLSRAPAAFNIDIDADGRIYGLF; encoded by the coding sequence ATGAAGACGGACGTAGAGATCGCCCAGGAAGCCCGGCTGGAGCCGATTGAATCCATAGCGGACCGAACGGGTATAATGCCGGACGAGATAGAACCGTACGGACGCTACAAGGCTAAATTATCTCTCGAAATACTGAAACGCCTGCAAGACAAACCCGAGGGCAAGCTCATCTTGGTAACAGCCATCACCCCCACCCCTGCCGGAGAAGGGAAGACCACAGTTACCATAGGGTTGGGACAGGCCCTAAACCGGCTAGGGGCCAAGGCCATAATAGCTCTACGCGAGCCGTCGCTTGGTCCCTGCTTCGGGGTCAAAGGCGGGGCCACCGGGGGCGGTTATTCCCAGGTCGTGCCCATGGAAGACATCAACTTGCACTTTACCGGCGACATCCACGCCGTAGGGGCCGCGCATAACCTGGCCGCGGACCTTTTAGACAACAGCGTCTACTTCGACAACCCCCTGGATATAGACCCGCATCGCATGGTGTGGCCGCGGGTAGTCGATTTGAACGACCGCTTCCTGCGCCACGTTATCGTGGGGCTGGGAGGGAAGGCCCACGGGTTGCCCCGGGAAACCGGGTTCGACATCACGGTGGCTTCCGAGGTCATGGCCTGTCTATGTCTGTGCGATGACCTCATGGAGCTGAAAGCAAGACTGAAACGGATAATCGTGGCCTTTACCCGCGAAGGCCGCCCGGTGACCGCGGAAGATATTAAGGCTGTCGGGTCGATGACCGTGCTTCTCAAAGACGCGGTCAAACCGAACCTGGTGCAGACCTTGGAGCACACCCCGGCTTTGATCCACGGGGGACCATTTGCCAATATCGCACACGGATGCTCCAGCGTGATTGCCACCAGGCTCGGGTTAAAATTGGGAGACTATCTGGTCACCGAAGCCGGGTTCGGCGCCGACCTAGGGGCTGAAAAATTCTTCGACATCAAGTGCCGGAGGCTTGGGCGGAGCCCGGATGCGGTAGTCATCGTGGCTTCTCTGAGGGCTCTCAAGATGCACGGGGGCCGTCCCCGTTCTCTCTGTCACCAGGAGGACTTAGCCGCGCTCGACAAGGGATTTGCCAATTTGGCCAAACACATAGAAAACGTAAAGCTTTTCGGGATTCCCAGCGTAGTTGCTCTGAATCGGTTCCCTACCGATACCGACGCCGAGATCAAATTGTTAGAAGAGCGGTGCCGCGAGATGGGAGCCAGGTTTGCTCTGGCCACAGTTTGGGCTGACGGCGGGCAGGGAGGGGTCGATCTGGCGCGGGAAGTCATGGCTGCCTGCCAGGAAACGTCGCGATTCTCATTTCTTTATGACTTGAACGAGCCTATAAAGACCAAGATCGAGCGTATCGCTACCAAGATCTACGGGGCGCAAGGGGTCAAGTACGAACCCGCGGCAGAAAGAACCCTGGTCGAGATAGAAACCCTCGGGTACTCTGACCTTCCTGTCTGCGTGGCCAAGACCCAGTATTCCTTAAGCGACAACCCCTCGCTCTTGGGACGGCCCCAAGGCTTCGAAGTAACCGTGCGAGAGGTTCGCCTGTCAGCCGGAGCCGGGTTCGTGGTGCCGCTCATGGGCAATATCCTTACCATGCCCGGACTATCGCGGGCCCCGGCGGCGTTTAACATCGACATAGACGCTGACGGCAGAATTTACGGCCTGTTTTGA